The genomic stretch AATCTACCCCTCTTCTTAACTCTGCGGCGCTCGGGGGAGAAGTTTTGATAAGCGCCCCCACCCAACCCCACCCCTCTTTCAAAACGAGAAACGTGAAGCGCACGACGCGACAAGGCTGAAGCAGAAGGAGTGGAGGCTAAACACGGACTGGGCGCGTGGAGGCCACGCTCGACAGGGATCGCGTGAGTCAGCATGCGAAACATGGCCCTTCTGACCGCTTCTTTGACAGGTTGGAATTCAGTTTCTGCTGACCCAGCAgcgacccctctctctctctctctctctctctgccccccGTGAACCAGAACTGGAGTTGCAAAAATTACATCTTTATCGACTCTACTTTTACTTAGCTGACAACAGAACGCTTTTAGTTTAATTATGGGAACGACATAATCGTTTCCTCTAAAATCGCAAAAATATTATAATGAAGAAGGGAATGGCAGGCGGCAGCCGTGAGCAGGAGAAGGAAACAATTTCTTTCCCTAATCCcacattctcttttctttacaaATTCCAAATATCCcgcaataattaaaaaaataaaaataataataataatctagcGCTCGCCCTCCTCTCATCTAAGCTGGACACGTGGCTTGACAGCGGCGGTCGGATTCTTGGCTCTGTAGATCAGCTTCCTCCTCTGCCTCGCTTCAGCAGCAGCCCTCGCCCTGCTGCTCCACTCCTCGTCCAACGTCGTCCCGTCAAACGGCGCCAACCCGATGTTCAGGTCGGGGATGTCCCGCCCTGGGCCCACCGGGTCCCGCGTCTCGCTCGTCTCCGGTACGCTCGCCGCCTCACCGGGAATCGACGGTAGGTGGCGATCTGAGCCGGAGGGGAGAGACGCGGCCGTGGGCTCGGCCGATTGGCCCCCCAGAGTTAAACGCGTGCTCGGTTCTGGTCCTTGCTTGGCCTCTCCGGGTATTACCCGGATAATTAGCTGTAAAACACGAAGAGCaggaaacaaaacaaaggattagtaataaagacaaaaaaaaaaggggggaattCGGGAGATAATGCCATTGACGCAGTACAGTACCTCTTCCTTCCTGGCTTTCAACATCGAATTCAAAGCCTTCACTTGGTCGCGATAACGCCTCACATTCTCCACCTCCTGCGCGTATTCAGCAAAGCGGACCAAATCAAACAAACAACGACGGGAGCGAGAGAGATGCTCAGTGATTGCTCCAGAAACAAAGAGGAGGCGTTAAAAACTACTAAAAAAAGGCACCTTTCTGAGAGCGTCGCCTTGCTCCTCCAACAACGGTAAGAGCTTCAACCATTCCTCTCTCTTCGGCACAACCCGGGGGGGGAAGAACGAATAAAACAGAACACCCACGTTAATCATCAAATCAGACTGACATTAAACGCTGAAGACGGCAgagaagaatggaagaaaggACGCAATTTGAGCATACCCTTTTGGTGGATTTTCTCTTGGAGTGGGACTGCTTGGCCTTGTTGCCGTCAGATTCGCTGGGGGAGAAGGAGAGGGGCGTGTCGGGGCTCGCCGCGTGGACCTTTGGCGGGCCAACCCTGTCCTCGATCGCGGCGCGGGCGGGGCACTTCGGCGGCTGTGGCTGCGGAGGAGGAGACGGGCGTGCTGGGGAGGGGGGCGAAGAGCCGCCGCGGAGGGCCGATCTCCGCCGCTTGGCGCCCCAGCCCC from Rhodamnia argentea isolate NSW1041297 chromosome 2, ASM2092103v1, whole genome shotgun sequence encodes the following:
- the LOC115748907 gene encoding uncharacterized protein LOC115748907 codes for the protein MGIERCEPSPCTSPFTEDEHRVAEILLELRWLFVDRFPRGWGAKRRRSALRGGSSPPSPARPSPPPQPQPPKCPARAAIEDRVGPPKVHAASPDTPLSFSPSESDGNKAKQSHSKRKSTKRVVPKREEWLKLLPLLEEQGDALRKEVENVRRYRDQVKALNSMLKARKEELIIRVIPGEAKQGPEPSTRLTLGGQSAEPTAASLPSGSDRHLPSIPGEAASVPETSETRDPVGPGRDIPDLNIGLAPFDGTTLDEEWSSRARAAAEARQRRKLIYRAKNPTAAVKPRVQLR